The DNA sequence atgttcATTTCCATCCAAGTCTCTTTAACAATGTCTGACAGTGAGCTAATATATTCAGATGAAGACTAAGAAGGATACAGTGTACAGTGTTTACAGTGTGGCATCACAAGACTACAGTTACAGCAGTGACGTACCTTCCACCACTGCCCCTGGTTGTGTTGGGCACCGATGCTGAAAGCGGTGTTCTTGTTGGGTTTGAACTCGTAGCCTACATTAGCACCAAAGTTCTTCTCTGACCCAAAGCTGCAAAGAATAAGAAAGGCCAAATTAGGGACGCTTACTGAAAAGATAAAGAGTTTATATCACACGTATATTGCATTGTCACACTGACCTTACAGTGAAATACAAGACAGTGGTAGCGAGACGTGTATGTAGGAAAGTAAAGGTTATTGTATTTAAATGTCAGACAAACATCTACCATGGGTCCCGGTACACACCACTGGCATAACCTGTCCACGTGTTATATGTTAGGCTGAATTAAGATCATCAACAGACACAAGGACTTTCATCAGACATCAATGTATCTGTCAGGTAAGTTGTTGATGCATCTTAACCCCAGTgatagtgtgtgttgtgtaaggttTGATGTAATTACTTCCCTTACCATGATCGCCATTGTGGACCTAGGCTGTGTCTATATGTATTTTGGTAACAAAATGGTCACTACTTAATTACTTGAAACTTAAAAGGTTAGATACATAGGCAGGTGACTTATAATGGCACAGGTTGAGATGCAACCCACTGCAAGAGGCTGCCATAATGATTTGTGTATAAACAGAGATGTCTAAGCTGATGTCAATGGAGTGGGGTGATGTAAAACTCTCGTACACAAAGtgatatcaacgtatacataattgGAGGAGATTGGAGGATAGTTGGACAAGATGTTTGTAAACATATGTGAATGACCAGCTTAGCTGGAAATGATGAGGGTAAATTCACGCGAAGGCCCAGCTTCGCTGTAAATGATGACAGTAAACATATGTGAAGGCCCAGGATAGCTAGACATGTTAACAGTAAACACATGTCAAGTCTATCACGGCTTGACACGATGACAATAGATGGTGAAAGGTTCTCCATATCGGGTGTATGTGTAAAGGATTAGAGAGAGTGTAAGTGACTGACTTACCCCGGAATCTTGGTACGGTCATATGTGACGCCACCGGTGACTGTGTGTTTGTTGAAATTGCGACCAATGTTCAATTTTGCACTGTCACGCCGGGCGCTGGGGAAGGACAAGACAGGTTGTATTATAAACATCACATCTATGGAACTATACACCTTGACTCATATACTTGAGTGTAATTCATTAACTTGTGAGATGCAAGTAAGTTATGGAGAGGCTGGAGGATTACCCCAGCATGTGAGGTGGGTCCCGCCAGGACTCAACTTACCCTCCGCCAAGCCTCTCGGTGTTGAAGCCGCCAGAGACAATCGTCTGTCGCTTTCTTCGCTCATGAACGACGGCGTCTTCGTCAGAGTGTAGTGGCAGCTCCTGGTCCTGGTCTATTACTGGGTACTGGTCCAACTGTAGGTCTTCCTCCAGTGATGGGTACAAGTCCAGCAGTACCAGTGTGGGGTACTGTTCTGGTGTAGTGTCCACCTTCACCAGTACTGGTACAAGGTTTTGTCCCAGTGTGGAGTCATACAGGGGGTGAGCTGACGCCACCACAAGGAAGAGCGCGGTGAGAGCAAGTGTCGCCTTCATGTTGAGGAGTGAGCGTCTGTGAGGACTGGTGTCAGCCTCTGGTGATCTGCGGGATATATAGCCCAGCAAAACTGCTGGAGAACTTCCCCGTTCACCAGATGCACACATGACCAGTCGCTGTCCTTCACCTACACACAACAATCTTCGTGAGTTTCCCCAGTGATCTCTTTTCCTAAAGTGGGAGCAAAATTTTCCCTGTGGATGAAAGCAAGAGAAGAATTGATCGGTCCTTTTGGGCGTTAAGTCTACCCGAGACATAGTGAAATAGACATAGGGAATAAAGCACAAAATCAAGGGTTGATTATTGCTGGTATTTGAGgttgggatggagggagtgaCAGAGAAGGggtttggagaagagagaggttctTGAGGAATGTAAAGTAGTgatgggttggggaggagagcTAATTTTTCGTGGGATGGCGACTGATGATGGGGTTGGCGAATGGTTTGGGGGTCGAAGAGTATGGACGAATGGGTGGGGGTATGTGCGGATTAGAGTGGGGTGGTGAATACCATGAACTGGGTTGGGTTGAGAAGGGGGTGAGTGGTGCAGTAAGGAGTGATATTTGTAGGTGGAATGGAGCAGATCCAGGAGTAATCGAGGGTAGAGCAAGTGGAGAAGGGGAGAGTGctgggtggatggttgtgtggatgaaACCGTATTGTCCCATGGTGTGGGGAATGgctcccacctccacccaccacacactcaacccaggaCATACCACGGGACTGATGGAGGCATTCGTCACCTGTTATTGTAGGGGAGcgtaagatgaggaggaggaggaggaggaggaggaggagagcgtagGAGGACGAGTATGTGAGCATAAGATGGAGTAGGAGGGGAGCGTAGGATGGGAGGTAGGGAGcacaggatgaggaggaggaggaagcgtaaagttgagaggaggggaaggtaggATGGGAAGAAGGTAAGCGTAGGATTGGGGAGGAAGGGAACATACGATGGGATAAGAAGGAAGCGtaggatgggaaggaggaggaggaagaggagggggtgtaGAATGGGGCGACCCTTGACTGCGTCCGCCGGAGAACACGATGGCTCGACCTCTGTGCCAGTTACCCCGACAAATTCATTTGCGCATcccccatgctcatcctcctgaaggcggtagcgcaaaaaaggATCACAACAAGTCAcagagggtcttagtcagacccccaaGTGGCCTAACATCACGTCGATGTGACAGTTCACAacaggtatttcattccatacatcaCACAGTTTCGTATATTGAGTTTTACCAACTAGATGCAAAAAAAGAGtgaatacaaacttaaaatttcaggtaattccatatcaacaataaggtgtAGTGACATTTCTTACAGGGTTTGTTAAGATTTattcctaaaaaagaaaaaagactatCTTTTCTCACCTTCTAAGACTTAGTATTCAAGTctgtgtccagatctttgaccacCAGGCTTTTACAACTCGCATGATCAACATCTCCAGATAGGAACCAACACCTCATAGTACctgtagcctagccttagtctagcaattACAACAGACTGGTaactgctgatcttattactgtCTCTACACTGAACCTTGAGCTCAAGGTGTTAGTAACACCGTCATTCagcacgcagggatgaccacaaaaaaatTGCGATGGCCAAACCCTGCCATGAAAACGATCACACACTGTAACAGCCCTCAACAACCCATCACATTGATGCTCCTCATCTGATGATTATGCTAACCGtgacgtcactgaatctgtcttcaATTGCTCACGATAGAACTTTGAATCTATCCCCAGGTATACTTTAAAAAGTACGTCTTATCATCAAGCCAATCATGATGAATGGATTATCAAAGTAAAGTTACCATGAGGACAAATCGTTGTACACACATGTTGTTACCCGGGTCAAcaacattcccccccctccccctcctccccttcttaaTAAACACACGgcaacatcccccccccaacccccggggggcccactttcccctcctcccacttt is a window from the Panulirus ornatus isolate Po-2019 chromosome 3, ASM3632096v1, whole genome shotgun sequence genome containing:
- the LOC139759891 gene encoding uncharacterized protein — protein: MSRVDLTPKRTDQFFSCFHPQGKFCSHFRKRDHWGNSRRLLCVGEGQRLVMCASGERGSSPAVLLGYISRRSPEADTSPHRRSLLNMKATLALTALFLVVASAHPLYDSTLGQNLVPVLVKVDTTPEQYPTLVLLDLYPSLEEDLQLDQYPVIDQDQELPLHSDEDAVVHERRKRQTIVSGGFNTERLGGGARRDSAKLNIGRNFNKHTVTGGVTYDRTKIPGFGSEKNFGANVGYEFKPNKNTAFSIGAQHNQGQWWKVHELRCWLFAPVWPEVEIHK